A portion of the Streptococcus sp. Marseille-Q6470 genome contains these proteins:
- a CDS encoding YidC/Oxa1 family membrane protein insertase, translating to MKKKLQLTSLLGLSLLVMTACATSEVSADSADFWSKLVYFFAETIRFLSFDVSIGLGIILFTVLIRTILLPVFQTQMVASRKMQEAQPLIKELRERYPGRDMESRTKLDQETRKLFKELGIKQSASFWPLLIQMPILLALFQALSNVDFLKTGHFLWFNLGGADTTFVLPVLAALFTFLSSWLSNKALPEKNGAMTGMMYGMPVIIFFFAISAPSGVALYWAVSNAYQVLQTYLLNNPFKIIAEREADVQAKKDLEVKKRKALKKAQKKKK from the coding sequence GTGAAGAAGAAATTACAATTGACTAGTTTGTTAGGTTTGTCCTTGTTGGTAATGACTGCTTGTGCAACTAGTGAAGTGTCTGCTGATTCGGCAGACTTTTGGAGTAAACTTGTTTATTTTTTTGCTGAAACCATTCGATTTTTGTCATTTGATGTCAGCATTGGTTTAGGGATTATTCTTTTCACGGTTTTGATTAGAACAATACTGTTACCAGTCTTTCAAACACAAATGGTGGCTTCCAGAAAAATGCAAGAGGCGCAACCTCTTATCAAAGAATTGCGCGAACGTTATCCAGGTCGCGACATGGAAAGTCGTACTAAGCTAGATCAGGAAACACGTAAATTATTTAAAGAATTAGGCATTAAGCAATCCGCATCCTTCTGGCCGCTTTTAATTCAAATGCCAATTCTATTGGCTCTTTTCCAAGCTTTATCAAACGTAGATTTTTTGAAGACAGGCCACTTTTTATGGTTCAATCTAGGTGGAGCTGATACCACTTTCGTACTACCTGTTTTAGCTGCCCTATTCACCTTCCTCAGTAGCTGGCTTTCAAATAAAGCCTTACCTGAGAAAAATGGTGCAATGACAGGTATGATGTATGGGATGCCTGTTATAATCTTCTTTTTTGCAATATCTGCTCCAAGTGGTGTCGCTCTTTACTGGGCGGTTTCAAATGCTTATCAAGTATTGCAAACTTACCTTTTGAACAATCCCTTCAAAATTATTGCAGAGCGTGAAGCAGATGTACAAGCTAAGAAGGATTTAGAAGTTAAGAAAAGAAAAGCTCTAAAGAAAGCACAGAAAAAGAAAAAGTAA
- the rpsK gene encoding 30S ribosomal protein S11, which yields MAKPTRKRRVKKNIESGIAHIHATFNNTIVMITDVHGNAIAWSSAGALGFKGSRKSTPFAAQMASEAAAKSAQEHGLKSVEVTVKGPGSGRESAIRALAAAGLEVTAIRDVTPVPHNGARPPKRRRV from the coding sequence TTGGCTAAACCAACACGTAAACGTCGTGTGAAAAAGAATATCGAATCTGGTATTGCTCATATTCACGCTACATTTAATAACACTATTGTTATGATTACTGATGTGCATGGTAATGCAATCGCTTGGTCATCAGCTGGTGCTCTTGGTTTTAAAGGTTCTCGTAAATCTACACCATTTGCTGCTCAAATGGCTTCAGAAGCTGCTGCTAAATCTGCACAAGAACACGGTCTTAAATCAGTTGAAGTTACTGTAAAAGGTCCAGGTTCTGGTCGTGAGTCAGCTATTCGTGCTCTTGCTGCCGCTGGTCTTGAAGTAACAGCAATTCGTGATGTGACTCCAGTGCCACACAATGGTGCTCGTCCTCCAAAACGTCGCCGTGTATAA
- a CDS encoding ribonuclease P: MKEIKDYLAYQGEQYRNPDKAGAEKDKMLDLRQKGQEARKSFTHLAECFQARHTGWNLHPTSQWMNQAQRLRPHFWVYLQREGHVTEPMMALRLYGNPNDWGISIEVSFVERKKDEATLSKQAKILDIPVVDGIYYWVQKNDESYKVQATEENRQLLRQELSNQEIRKVLVKVDIPITDEDTLDKVLDGLDRGFEKLLPYYQATRN, from the coding sequence ATGAAAGAAATCAAGGACTATCTTGCTTATCAAGGAGAACAGTACCGGAATCCTGACAAAGCAGGAGCTGAAAAGGATAAAATGCTAGACTTGCGTCAAAAAGGGCAGGAGGCACGAAAGTCATTTACTCACCTAGCTGAATGTTTTCAAGCTAGGCACACCGGTTGGAATTTACACCCAACCAGTCAATGGATGAATCAAGCGCAGAGACTACGCCCCCATTTCTGGGTTTATTTACAGAGAGAGGGACATGTAACAGAGCCCATGATGGCTCTTCGTTTGTATGGAAACCCGAATGATTGGGGAATTTCTATAGAAGTCAGTTTTGTAGAGAGAAAGAAAGATGAGGCTACCTTGTCAAAACAGGCTAAAATCTTGGATATCCCAGTGGTTGATGGAATCTATTATTGGGTTCAGAAAAACGATGAAAGCTATAAAGTACAAGCTACTGAAGAGAACAGGCAACTTTTAAGACAAGAATTATCCAATCAGGAGATTCGTAAGGTTTTAGTAAAAGTTGATATTCCAATAACCGATGAAGATACCCTAGATAAAGTTCTAGATGGACTTGATAGAGGTTTTGAAAAATTATTACCTTACTATCAAGCGACTAGGAATTAG
- the yajC gene encoding preprotein translocase subunit YajC: MGGNLTFLIMLVLMFGLMFFMQRSQKKQAEKRMESLNKLQKGYEVITIGGLYGTVDEVDTENKTIVLDVDGVYLTFELGAIRTVLPVKEAVTPEGTVVDGESAIEE, encoded by the coding sequence ATGGGTGGGAATTTAACATTCTTGATTATGCTTGTTTTGATGTTCGGCTTGATGTTCTTCATGCAACGTTCTCAAAAGAAACAAGCTGAAAAACGTATGGAGAGCCTCAACAAACTTCAAAAAGGCTATGAAGTAATTACTATCGGTGGTCTCTATGGTACAGTTGATGAAGTTGACACTGAAAACAAAACGATTGTACTTGATGTAGACGGAGTATACTTGACTTTTGAATTAGGCGCAATTAGAACAGTTTTGCCAGTCAAAGAAGCTGTCACACCTGAAGGTACAGTTGTTGACGGCGAAAGCGCGATTGAAGAATAA
- a CDS encoding DNA-directed RNA polymerase subunit alpha, producing the protein MIEFEKPNITKIDENKDYGKFVIEPLERGYGTTLGNSLRRVLLASLPGAAVTSIDIDGVLHEFDTIPGVREDVMQIILNIKGIAVKSYVKDEKTIELDVEGPAEVTAGDILTDSDIEIVNPDHYLFTIGEGASFKATMTVNTGRGYVPADENKKDNAPVGTLAVDSIYTPVTKVNYQVEPARVGSNDGFDKLTLEILTNGTIIPEDALGLSARILTEHLDLFTNLTEVAKSAEVMKEADTESDDRILERTIEELDLSVRSYNCLKRAGINTVHDLTEKSEAEMMKVRNLGRKSLEEVKLKLIDLGLGLKDK; encoded by the coding sequence ATGATCGAGTTTGAAAAACCAAATATAACAAAAATTGATGAAAATAAAGATTATGGCAAGTTTGTAATCGAACCACTAGAACGTGGATACGGTACAACACTTGGTAACTCTCTTCGTCGTGTACTTCTTGCTTCTCTTCCAGGAGCAGCTGTTACATCTATCGATATCGATGGAGTATTACATGAATTTGATACAATTCCTGGTGTTCGCGAAGACGTGATGCAAATCATTCTGAACATTAAAGGTATTGCAGTTAAATCATATGTAAAAGACGAAAAGACTATAGAACTTGATGTTGAAGGTCCTGCTGAAGTGACAGCCGGAGATATTTTAACTGATAGTGATATTGAAATCGTAAATCCAGATCATTATCTTTTCACAATCGGAGAAGGTGCTTCATTTAAAGCAACTATGACTGTAAACACTGGTCGTGGTTATGTACCTGCAGATGAAAATAAAAAAGATAATGCCCCAGTTGGAACACTTGCTGTAGATTCTATTTATACACCAGTTACAAAAGTTAACTATCAAGTTGAACCTGCTCGTGTAGGAAGCAATGATGGTTTCGACAAATTAACCCTTGAAATCTTGACAAATGGAACTATTATTCCAGAAGATGCTTTAGGGCTTTCAGCACGTATTTTGACAGAACATCTTGATTTGTTTACAAATCTTACAGAGGTTGCTAAATCTGCAGAAGTGATGAAAGAAGCTGATACTGAATCGGACGACCGTATTTTGGAACGTACGATTGAGGAACTTGACTTGTCTGTACGCTCATATAACTGTTTGAAACGTGCTGGTATCAATACTGTGCATGATTTGACAGAAAAATCTGAAGCAGAGATGATGAAAGTAAGAAATCTTGGACGCAAGAGTTTGGAAGAAGTGAAACTCAAACTCATTGATTTGGGTCTTGGATTAAAAGATAAATAA
- a CDS encoding PFL family protein encodes MDIRQVTETIAMIEEQNFDIRTITMGISLLDCIDPDIDRAADKIYEKVTTKAANLVAVGDEIAAELGIPIVNKRVSVTPISLIGAATDARDYVPLAKALDRAAKEIGVDFIGGFSALVQKGYQKGDEILINSIPRALAETDKVCSSVNIGSTKSGINMTAVADMGRIIKETAELSDMGAAKLVVFANAVEDNPFMAGAFHGVGEADVIINVGVSGPGVVKRALEKVRGQSFDVVAETVKKTAFKITRIGQLVGQMASERLGVDFGIVDLSLAPTPAVGDSVARVLEEMGLETVGTHGTTAALALLNDQVKKGGVMACNQVGGLSGAFIPVSEDEGMIAAVQNGSLNLEKLEAMTAICSVGLDMIAIPEDTPAETIAAMIADEAAIGVINMKTTAVRIIPKGKEGDMIEFGGLLGTAPVMKVNGASSADFIARGGQIPAPIHSFKN; translated from the coding sequence ATGGATATTAGACAAGTTACCGAAACTATTGCAATGATTGAAGAGCAGAATTTTGATATTCGTACCATTACCATGGGAATTTCTCTTCTTGATTGTATTGATCCGGATATTGATAGAGCTGCAGATAAAATATATGAAAAAGTTACGACTAAGGCGGCGAATTTAGTGGCTGTCGGTGATGAAATCGCCGCTGAGTTAGGTATACCTATTGTCAATAAACGTGTATCAGTAACACCGATTTCTCTAATTGGTGCTGCTACAGATGCAAGGGATTATGTACCGTTAGCCAAAGCTTTAGATAGAGCAGCAAAAGAAATTGGTGTTGATTTTATTGGTGGCTTTTCTGCTTTAGTTCAAAAAGGCTACCAAAAAGGAGATGAAATACTCATCAACTCGATTCCACGTGCTTTAGCTGAAACTGATAAAGTTTGCTCTTCAGTAAATATTGGTTCAACAAAGTCAGGAATCAACATGACTGCTGTAGCTGATATGGGTCGAATTATCAAGGAGACAGCTGAGCTTTCAGATATGGGGGCTGCAAAACTTGTCGTTTTTGCCAATGCAGTTGAGGACAATCCTTTTATGGCCGGAGCCTTTCATGGTGTTGGTGAAGCTGATGTTATTATCAATGTAGGCGTTTCAGGGCCTGGGGTTGTCAAACGTGCTTTAGAAAAAGTTCGAGGCCAAAGCTTTGATGTAGTTGCTGAAACTGTTAAAAAGACAGCCTTCAAGATTACTCGGATTGGTCAATTAGTTGGCCAGATGGCTAGTGAAAGACTAGGTGTTGATTTTGGGATTGTTGATTTGAGTTTAGCACCTACTCCTGCAGTGGGGGATTCTGTAGCTCGGGTTCTGGAAGAAATGGGATTGGAAACAGTTGGGACTCATGGGACGACTGCCGCTTTAGCTCTTTTAAATGACCAAGTAAAAAAAGGAGGAGTAATGGCTTGCAACCAAGTCGGTGGTCTGTCAGGTGCTTTCATCCCAGTTTCAGAAGATGAGGGTATGATAGCAGCAGTGCAAAATGGTTCCCTAAATCTTGAAAAGCTAGAAGCCATGACGGCTATCTGTTCAGTTGGGTTGGATATGATTGCTATCCCTGAAGATACACCTGCCGAAACCATTGCAGCTATGATTGCGGATGAGGCAGCAATTGGTGTTATTAATATGAAAACCACAGCTGTCCGTATCATTCCAAAGGGTAAAGAAGGCGATATGATTGAGTTTGGTGGCTTGCTAGGAACTGCCCCAGTTATGAAAGTCAATGGAGCTTCTTCGGCTGATTTCATTGCTCGTGGAGGACAGATTCCAGCTCCAATTCATAGTTTTAAAAATTAA
- a CDS encoding low molecular weight protein-tyrosine-phosphatase, which produces MKKIVFVCLGNICRSPMAEFVMKSLTDDYEIESRATSSWEHGNPIHKGTQKIFKTHGIPYDSSKTSQQISKDDFEHFDYIIGMDESNLLDLTRMSPQEHHHKIEAFASESVPDPWYTGDFDETYNRVLAGCLAWLARLENEAKNG; this is translated from the coding sequence ATGAAAAAGATTGTTTTTGTTTGCCTTGGTAATATTTGTCGAAGCCCGATGGCAGAATTTGTGATGAAATCTTTAACCGATGATTATGAGATTGAAAGTCGAGCAACTTCTTCTTGGGAACACGGCAATCCAATTCACAAAGGGACTCAGAAAATCTTTAAAACTCACGGCATTCCTTATGATTCATCAAAAACATCGCAACAAATCTCTAAGGATGATTTTGAACATTTTGACTATATCATCGGAATGGATGAGTCCAATCTTCTTGACTTGACTCGGATGAGTCCTCAGGAGCATCATCATAAGATAGAGGCATTCGCTTCTGAAAGTGTTCCAGATCCATGGTATACAGGTGATTTTGATGAAACTTATAATCGAGTTTTAGCTGGTTGTCTAGCTTGGCTAGCACGTTTAGAAAATGAGGCAAAAAATGGATAA
- the rpmJ gene encoding 50S ribosomal protein L36, which translates to MKVRPSVKPICEYCKVIRRNGRVMVICPANPKHKQRQG; encoded by the coding sequence ATGAAAGTAAGACCATCGGTCAAACCAATTTGCGAATACTGTAAAGTAATTCGTCGTAATGGTCGTGTTATGGTAATTTGCCCAGCAAATCCAAAACACAAACAACGTCAAGGATAA
- a CDS encoding MORN repeat-containing protein — translation MDNLKKLYDKYSVYITRPRLEIATVVVIALCAIFVFVGNMPKQGVLKLDGDSLVYDGSIVRGKMNGKGTLTFANGDTYTGEFKNGAFNGKGTYQAKEGWVYEGDFVNGQAEGKGKLTTEQDVVYEGDFKQGLFQQAQ, via the coding sequence ATGGATAATTTAAAAAAACTCTATGATAAATACAGTGTCTATATAACTCGTCCTCGTTTAGAAATTGCGACGGTAGTGGTCATAGCTCTTTGCGCGATATTCGTATTTGTAGGGAACATGCCTAAGCAAGGAGTATTAAAATTGGATGGAGATTCCTTAGTATATGACGGAAGTATCGTTCGTGGAAAGATGAATGGCAAAGGGACCCTGACTTTCGCAAATGGTGATACCTACACTGGGGAATTCAAAAATGGCGCATTTAACGGCAAAGGAACCTACCAAGCTAAGGAAGGCTGGGTTTATGAAGGTGACTTTGTTAATGGCCAGGCTGAAGGTAAAGGAAAACTGACTACTGAGCAAGATGTAGTCTATGAAGGTGATTTTAAACAAGGTCTCTTTCAACAAGCGCAATAA
- the infA gene encoding translation initiation factor IF-1, with protein MSKDDVIEVEGKVVDTMPNAMFTVELENGHQILATVSGKIRKNYIRILAGDRVTVEMSPYDLTRGRITYRFK; from the coding sequence GTGTCAAAAGACGATGTGATTGAAGTTGAAGGCAAAGTAGTCGATACGATGCCGAATGCAATGTTTACGGTTGAACTTGAAAATGGACATCAGATTTTAGCAACAGTTTCTGGTAAAATTCGTAAAAACTATATTCGTATTTTAGCGGGAGATCGTGTTACTGTTGAAATGAGTCCATATGACTTGACACGTGGACGTATCACTTACCGCTTTAAATAA
- the rplQ gene encoding 50S ribosomal protein L17, with protein sequence MAYRKLGRTSSQRKAMLRDLTTDLLINESIVTTEARAKEIRKTVEKMITLGKRGDLHARRQAAAFVRNEIASENYDEATDKYTSTTALQKLFSEIAPRYADRNGGYTRILKTEPRRGDAAPMAIIELV encoded by the coding sequence ATGGCTTACCGTAAACTAGGACGCACTAGCTCACAACGTAAAGCAATGCTTCGCGATTTGACAACTGACCTTTTGATCAACGAATCAATCGTGACAACTGAAGCTCGTGCTAAAGAAATCCGTAAAACTGTTGAAAAAATGATTACTCTAGGTAAACGTGGTGATTTGCATGCACGTCGTCAAGCTGCTGCTTTCGTACGTAATGAAATCGCATCTGAAAACTATGATGAAGCAACTGACAAGTACACTTCTACTACAGCACTTCAAAAATTGTTCTCAGAAATCGCACCTCGTTACGCAGACCGTAACGGTGGATACACTCGTATCCTTAAAACTGAACCACGTCGTGGTGATGCAGCGCCAATGGCGATCATCGAATTAGTATAA
- the rpsM gene encoding 30S ribosomal protein S13: MARIAGVDIPNDKRVVISLTYVYGIGLATSQKILAAAGVSEDIRVRDLTSDQEDAIRREVDAIKVEGDLRREVNLNIKRLMEIGSYRGIRHRRGLPVRGQNTKNNARTRKGKAVAIAGKKK; the protein is encoded by the coding sequence ATGGCTCGTATTGCTGGAGTTGATATTCCAAATGACAAACGCGTAGTTATCTCATTGACTTATGTCTATGGTATCGGACTTGCAACATCTCAAAAGATTTTGGCAGCTGCTGGAGTTTCAGAAGATATTCGTGTTCGTGACCTTACATCAGATCAAGAAGATGCTATCCGTCGTGAAGTGGATGCAATTAAAGTTGAAGGTGACCTTCGTCGTGAAGTGAACTTGAACATCAAACGTTTGATGGAAATCGGTTCATACCGTGGTATCCGTCACCGTCGTGGACTTCCTGTCCGTGGACAAAACACTAAAAACAACGCTCGCACTCGTAAAGGTAAAGCTGTTGCGATTGCTGGTAAGAAAAAATAA
- the jag gene encoding RNA-binding cell elongation regulator Jag/EloR has translation MVLFTGSTVEEAIQNGLNELNIPRMKAHIKVVSREKKGFFGLFGKKPAQVDIEAISETTVVKANQQAIKGVPKEINDQNDPVKTVSEATVDLGHVVAAIKKIEEEGQEISEEVKAEILKNDKEASTILEETGHIEVLKELQPETTQENADEEQSSDLENLGLKVEPTYDTEKVVEEVTNYVQAIIDDMDVEGTISSTSNRRSINMQIDTNEPGRIIGYHGKVLKSLQLLAQNYLYNRYSKTFYITINVNDYVEHRAEVLQSYAQKLATRVLEEGRSQMTDPMSSSERKIIHRIISRMEGVTSYSEGDEPNRYVVVDTE, from the coding sequence ATGGTGTTATTTACAGGTTCAACAGTTGAAGAAGCAATCCAAAATGGATTGAATGAATTAAATATTCCGAGAATGAAAGCTCATATCAAAGTTGTTTCGAGAGAGAAAAAAGGATTTTTTGGACTTTTTGGAAAAAAACCAGCTCAAGTTGATATCGAAGCAATCAGTGAAACAACGGTTGTAAAAGCAAATCAGCAAGCAATCAAAGGCGTTCCAAAAGAAATTAATGATCAAAATGATCCAGTTAAAACAGTCAGCGAAGCAACAGTTGATTTGGGACATGTAGTTGCTGCTATCAAGAAAATTGAAGAAGAAGGCCAAGAAATTTCTGAAGAAGTCAAGGCTGAAATTCTTAAGAATGATAAAGAAGCCAGCACGATTTTAGAAGAAACAGGCCATATTGAAGTTTTAAAAGAATTGCAACCTGAGACAACTCAAGAAAATGCTGACGAAGAGCAAAGTAGCGATTTAGAAAATCTTGGTTTGAAAGTCGAGCCAACATACGACACTGAAAAGGTTGTTGAAGAAGTAACCAATTATGTTCAAGCGATTATCGATGATATGGATGTTGAGGGAACTATTTCTAGCACCTCTAACCGTCGCTCTATCAACATGCAAATTGATACGAATGAGCCAGGCCGTATTATTGGTTACCATGGTAAGGTTTTGAAATCTCTTCAACTTTTAGCACAAAATTACCTCTACAATCGTTATTCAAAAACCTTCTACATTACTATCAACGTTAATGATTATGTAGAACATCGTGCAGAAGTGTTACAGAGTTATGCTCAAAAATTAGCGACACGTGTTTTGGAAGAAGGCCGTAGTCAGATGACAGATCCAATGTCAAGCAGCGAGCGTAAAATTATCCATCGCATCATCTCACGAATGGAAGGTGTAACCAGTTACTCTGAAGGTGACGAACCAAATCGTTACGTTGTAGTTGACACAGAATAA
- the tkt gene encoding transketolase — MSNLSVNAIRFLGIDAINKANSGHPGVVMGAAPMAYSLFTKELRINPAQPNWINRDRFILSAGHGSMLLYALLHLSGFEDVSMDEVKNFRQWGSKTPGHPEFGHTAGVDATTGPLGQGIATATGFAQAERFLAAKYNREGYNIFDHYTYVICGDGDLMEGVSSEAASYAGLQKLDKLVVLYDSNDINLDGETKDSFTESVRDRYNAYGWHTALVEDGTDLEAIQAAIEEAKASGKPSLIEVKTVIGYGSPNKQGTNAVHGAPLGADETAATRQALGWDYEPFEIPAEVYADFKENVADRGASAYEAWTKLVADYKEAHPELAAEVEAIIDGRDPVELTPEDFPALENGFSQATRNSSQDALNVVAAKLPTFLGGSADLAHSNMTYIKTDGLQDDANRLNRNIQFGVREFAMGTVLNGMALHGGLRVYGGTFFVFSDYLKAAVRLSALQGLPVTYVFTHDSIAVGEDGPTHEPIEHLAGLRAIPNLNVFRPADARETQAAWYLAVKSEKTPTALVLTRQNLTVEEGTDFEKVAKGAYVVYENAADFDTILIATGSEVNLAVAAAKELASQGGKIRVVSMPSTDVFDAQDAAYKEEILPNAVRRRVAVEMGATQNWYKYVGLDGAVLGIDTFGASAPASKVLAEYGFTVENLVEIVNNLK, encoded by the coding sequence ATGTCAAATTTATCTGTTAATGCGATTCGTTTTCTAGGTATTGACGCTATCAACAAAGCAAACTCAGGTCACCCAGGGGTGGTGATGGGTGCTGCTCCGATGGCATACAGCCTATTCACTAAAGAACTTCGTATCAATCCAGCTCAACCAAACTGGATCAACCGCGACCGTTTTATTCTTTCAGCAGGTCATGGTTCAATGCTCCTTTATGCCCTTCTTCACCTTTCTGGTTTTGAAGATGTGAGCATGGATGAGGTAAAGAACTTCCGTCAATGGGGCTCTAAAACACCAGGTCACCCAGAATTTGGGCATACTGCAGGGGTTGATGCAACAACAGGACCTCTAGGACAAGGGATCGCAACTGCGACAGGTTTTGCACAAGCAGAACGTTTCCTTGCAGCTAAGTATAACCGTGAAGGATATAATATCTTTGATCACTACACATATGTTATCTGTGGAGATGGCGACTTGATGGAAGGTGTCTCAAGCGAAGCTGCTTCTTATGCAGGCTTGCAAAAACTTGACAAGTTGGTTGTTCTTTATGATTCAAACGATATCAACTTGGATGGTGAGACAAAGGATTCATTCACAGAGAGTGTTCGCGATCGTTACAATGCCTATGGTTGGCATACAGCCTTGGTTGAAGATGGGACAGACTTAGAAGCTATTCAAGCAGCCATTGAAGAAGCTAAGGCTTCTGGCAAACCATCTTTGATTGAAGTAAAAACTGTTATTGGTTATGGTTCGCCAAATAAACAAGGAACTAATGCCGTACACGGTGCTCCTCTTGGTGCAGACGAAACTGCTGCAACTCGTCAAGCCCTTGGTTGGGACTACGAACCGTTTGAAATTCCAGCGGAAGTTTATGCTGATTTCAAAGAAAATGTTGCGGACCGAGGTGCATCAGCATATGAAGCATGGACAAAACTAGTTGCAGATTATAAAGAAGCTCACCCAGAACTCGCAGCAGAAGTGGAAGCAATTATTGACGGACGCGATCCAGTTGAATTGACTCCAGAAGACTTCCCAGCTTTAGAAAATGGCTTCTCTCAAGCAACTCGTAACTCAAGTCAGGATGCCTTGAATGTAGTGGCTGCTAAATTGCCAACCTTCCTTGGTGGATCAGCTGACCTTGCACATTCAAATATGACTTACATCAAAACTGACGGACTACAGGACGATGCAAATCGCTTGAACCGTAATATCCAATTTGGTGTTCGTGAATTTGCAATGGGTACAGTTTTGAACGGAATGGCTCTTCACGGTGGACTTCGAGTTTATGGTGGAACCTTCTTCGTATTCTCAGACTACCTTAAAGCGGCAGTTCGTTTGTCAGCCTTGCAAGGTCTTCCTGTAACCTATGTCTTTACCCACGATTCAATCGCTGTTGGTGAAGATGGACCAACTCATGAGCCGATTGAACACTTGGCAGGACTTCGTGCAATTCCAAACCTCAATGTTTTCCGCCCGGCAGATGCGCGTGAAACTCAAGCCGCTTGGTATCTTGCAGTGAAGAGTGAGAAAACACCAACTGCCCTTGTCTTGACTCGTCAAAACTTGACTGTTGAGGAAGGAACAGACTTTGAGAAGGTTGCGAAAGGTGCTTACGTTGTATATGAAAATGCAGCAGACTTTGACACTATCTTGATTGCAACAGGTTCAGAAGTGAACTTAGCAGTAGCAGCTGCTAAGGAATTGGCAAGCCAAGGTGGAAAAATTCGCGTAGTCAGCATGCCATCTACAGATGTATTTGATGCACAAGACGCAGCATACAAAGAAGAAATCTTACCAAATGCAGTTCGTCGCCGTGTAGCTGTCGAAATGGGAGCAACTCAAAACTGGTATAAATACGTCGGTCTTGATGGAGCGGTTCTCGGTATTGATACCTTTGGTGCGTCTGCTCCAGCTTCAAAAGTTTTAGCAGAATATGGATTTACAGTTGAAAACTTAGTTGAAATTGTAAACAACTTGAAGTAA
- the rnpA gene encoding ribonuclease P protein component, producing the protein MRKSFRVKKEKDFDAIFKKGASVANRKFVIYRLENNETHFRVGLSVSKKLGNAVTRNQIKRRIRHVLIRNSNQIVDNVDFVVIARKGVELLEYAEIEKNLLHVLRLAKIYQEGNKSEEEITID; encoded by the coding sequence TTGAGAAAAAGCTTTCGTGTAAAAAAAGAGAAAGATTTCGACGCCATATTTAAAAAGGGAGCAAGTGTAGCTAATCGAAAATTTGTTATTTATCGATTAGAAAACAATGAAACACATTTTCGAGTAGGTTTATCAGTCAGTAAAAAATTAGGAAATGCTGTGACAAGAAACCAAATCAAGAGAAGAATCCGGCATGTTCTCATTCGAAATAGTAATCAAATTGTTGATAATGTCGATTTTGTTGTGATTGCTCGAAAAGGCGTTGAACTATTAGAATATGCAGAAATTGAAAAAAACTTACTTCATGTTTTGAGATTAGCAAAGATTTACCAGGAAGGAAATAAGAGTGAAGAAGAAATTACAATTGACTAG
- a CDS encoding ACT domain-containing protein → MKAIITVVGKDKGGIVAGVATKIAELGLNIDDISQTVLDEFFTMMAVVSSDEKHDFTQLRNEFEAFGQTLNVKINIQSAAIFDAMYNI, encoded by the coding sequence ATGAAAGCTATTATAACTGTTGTTGGAAAAGATAAGGGTGGTATTGTTGCAGGTGTTGCGACTAAGATTGCTGAACTAGGATTAAATATTGATGATATTTCACAAACTGTATTGGATGAATTCTTCACCATGATGGCTGTAGTATCCAGTGATGAAAAACATGATTTTACTCAACTAAGAAATGAGTTTGAAGCCTTTGGCCAGACCTTGAATGTCAAAATCAATATTCAGAGCGCGGCTATTTTCGATGCTATGTATAATATCTAG